A window from Halomicrobium urmianum encodes these proteins:
- a CDS encoding ABC transporter permease — protein MEARETLRIALRSIRSHRLRSALTVLGVVIGIASVVTFATFGASVQADVIGQIEGSTADNVYVFGSPEGEGFDVAFQPIFTERDVSTLGGIDGVRAVIPRGQLPMQSIARGNDSIATQQVTATVPATVDNDSLVAGRSFRQGASEAVLDRRAATAFEGNVTVGDEITLTRQSGETHTVTVVGIVDGTRGELPVSNFARQPRVLLPTDPYYDTAAESPSVGARQLAYPQVTVVADPARVSEVRAAVERSLSDTDASQLKADDVELVARTGGDFVERIGDVIDRITRFVTGIAVIALVVGAVGIANIMLVSVTERTREIGIMKAVGARSRDVMQLFLLEAALLGGLGAVLGLPLGLVVGWAATRYAEVGFALAPVWMVLSVVVGVLVGVVSGLYPAWRAARVDPIDALRRE, from the coding sequence ATGGAAGCACGCGAGACGCTCCGTATCGCCCTCCGATCGATCCGATCGCACAGACTCCGGTCGGCGCTGACCGTACTCGGCGTGGTCATCGGCATCGCCTCGGTCGTCACGTTCGCCACGTTCGGGGCCAGCGTCCAGGCCGACGTGATCGGGCAGATCGAGGGCTCGACCGCCGACAACGTCTACGTCTTCGGCTCCCCCGAAGGCGAGGGGTTCGACGTGGCCTTCCAGCCCATATTCACGGAGCGAGACGTCAGCACGCTCGGCGGAATCGACGGCGTCCGGGCGGTGATCCCCCGCGGCCAGTTGCCGATGCAGTCGATCGCTCGCGGGAACGACTCTATCGCGACCCAGCAGGTCACCGCTACGGTCCCGGCGACGGTCGACAACGACTCCCTCGTCGCGGGACGGTCGTTCCGGCAGGGGGCCAGCGAGGCGGTGCTCGACCGCCGGGCGGCGACGGCCTTCGAGGGGAACGTCACGGTCGGCGACGAGATAACCCTCACTCGTCAGTCCGGCGAAACCCATACGGTGACCGTCGTCGGAATCGTCGACGGGACCCGGGGCGAGTTACCGGTCAGCAACTTCGCGCGCCAGCCCCGCGTGCTCCTCCCGACCGACCCGTACTACGACACGGCCGCGGAGAGTCCGTCCGTCGGCGCGCGTCAGCTCGCGTATCCGCAGGTGACCGTCGTCGCGGACCCGGCCCGCGTGAGCGAGGTGCGCGCGGCCGTCGAGCGGTCGCTCTCGGACACCGACGCGAGCCAGTTGAAGGCCGACGACGTCGAACTGGTCGCGCGGACCGGCGGCGACTTCGTCGAGCGGATCGGCGACGTCATCGACCGGATCACCCGCTTCGTCACGGGAATCGCCGTCATCGCGCTCGTCGTCGGTGCCGTGGGCATCGCGAACATCATGCTCGTCAGCGTCACCGAGCGCACCCGCGAGATCGGGATCATGAAGGCGGTTGGCGCGCGCAGCCGCGACGTGATGCAGCTGTTCCTCCTCGAGGCGGCGCTGCTGGGCGGGCTGGGCGCCGTCCTCGGTCTGCCGCTCGGCCTCGTCGTGGGGTGGGCCGCGACGCGGTACGCCGAGGTGGGCTTCGCACTGGCCCCCGTCTGGATGGTCCTGTCGGTCGTCGTCGGCGTCCTCGTCGGCGTGGTCTCCGGGCTGTATCCGGCCTGGCGCGCCGCGCGGGTCGATCCCATCGACGCGCTGCGCCGGGAGTAA